Below is a window of Lebetimonas sp. JH292 DNA.
GCCAAAGTTGAAACTTATTTGTAAAAATGATTATGTAAACAAAAATCTTGAAATAAGTTCTGAGAGATATAATATAAAAATACAAAAAGATTTGTATAAAATGAATGTCGGAAACACTCTTTTGAGTTTGAATATAAACGGAAATTACAATATAGTAAAAAACTCTTATAAAGAAAACCTGCCCACTCTGGATGAAAGCACTTATAATTATTATAATATCGGCATAAGTCTGAATTGGCCGTTTAATTTTAATGCATTAAATAAAATTCAAAAATCAAAAATAAATTATTTAAAATCAAGAATCGAGCTTAACGACAAAAAAAATGAATTAAGCAAAGATTATGCGGTTTTGTTGAAAGAGATAAAAATTATAGACCAAAAAATCAAAATATATAAAGAAAATATAAAAATATATGATTCCCTTATAGCTTCAACAAAAGACGCTATAAAAGGAGGCGATGCAACCGGGCTTGATTTGGACATTATGGAAAATTCCCAAAAAACCTCTTTACTCAACATAAAAATACTAAATCTTCAAAAGCAAAAAATATTATTAGAACTTTTTTATAAATTATCAATTTCTAATTTTTCTGTTTCTTTTAGTAACTTTCAATATTATAGGAGTATTAATCTCTTTTTATTAATATAACTTTTAGTTATAATTTAATAATAAATTTGAAAGGAGCATTATGAAAGTAGATGTTTTAATTATCGGTGCCGGAGGGGCAGGGCTTTATGCTGCTTTGAGCGCCGCAAAAGAGGCAAAAGGGCTTAATGTAGCGGTAATGAGCAAAGTTTATCCTACCCGTTCTCACACAGGTGCGGCTCAGGGCGGTATAAATGCGGCTCTTGCAAATGTAGACCCGAGTGACAATGAAAAGCTTCATACATTCGATACAATAAAAGGTAGCGATTATTTAGCTGACCAGAGGGCGGTAAAATATATGTGTTTTGAAGCTCCGAGAATTATTCGGGAAATGGAGCATATGGGGGTTCCTTTTTCCAGGCTTAACAACGGAAAAATAGCCCAAAGACCTTTTGGAGGGGCAAGTAAAGACAGAACATGTTACAGTGCGGATAAAATGGGTCATGTAATGCTTCATACATTATTTGAGCAGTGTATAAAAAATGATGTTAAATTTTTAAATGAATGGTTTTTATTAAATATAGCCCATAACGGAAAGAGAGTTCAGGGAATAAGCGCTATAAATATAGCAACTGGAGAAATTAAATTTATTAAAACAAAAGCCATTATTCTTGCAACAGGCGGTCACAGCAGGATTTACTGGGGATATACCTCAAACGCACTCGGCTGTACGGGGGACGGTACGGCCGCCGCTTTTAGAGCGGGGCTTCCTCTTAAAGATATGGAATTTTTGCAGTTTCACCCCACAGGACTTAGAAAATCTGCCATTTTGGTTACAGAAGCTGCAAGAGGAGAAGGAGGACATCTGAAAAATTCCCTCGGTGAAAGGTTTATGAATAAATATGCCCCAGAAAAAATGGAACTGGGACCCAGGGATCTGGTCAGTAGAAGCATAGTTCAGGAAATTAGACAGGGCAGAGGATTTAAAGACGAAGAGGGAAGGGAATATGTCCATCTTGATTTGACCCATTTGGGGGCAAAAAAAATAAAAGAAAGACTTCCTCAAATAAGAGAACTTGCAATCGATTTTGAAGGGATAGACCCTATAAAAGAGCCTATTCCGATAAAACCGACAGCCCATTACGCAATGGGAGGTATTCATACAAATGTAAAATGTGAAACACCGATTGAAGGGATTTTTGCAGCTGGAGAGGCTCAGTGTGTCAGTGTTCACGGCTCAAACAGATTAGGGGGAAATTCCCTGCTTGATATAGTGGTTTTCGGCCATGTTGCAGGACTTGAGGCGGTAAGATATGCTGAAGGGGTGGATTTTGAAGAAGGCGGTGAGAGTTTGATAGAAGATGAAAAAAGAAAAATAAACGAACTTATGAATAAAGAAAGCAAAGAAACTTTGGGAGATTTAAGAGGCGAACTTGGCGAAATTATGTTTAAACATTTCGGTGTGTTTAAAAATGAATCTGAAATGCTTG
It encodes the following:
- a CDS encoding TolC family protein; translation: MLKKLLFLAPIALFSYDNLLNNLKNREFDYEKNYSIENSKDLSKSWMSPVNFSYSINKTNLNPKRVSKNFSISVNQPIFKSGAIYYSIKYAKNLKNLNLINIELKKRELVKQALELAIDYKINLINKNIIKLNIKNTKIDIKKKKEAFLNGVGDSTLLNDAVLKLNSLKLNLVDIDLALFKLKKNFEKISNLDITKVNLPKLKLICKNDYVNKNLEISSERYNIKIQKDLYKMNVGNTLLSLNINGNYNIVKNSYKENLPTLDESTYNYYNIGISLNWPFNFNALNKIQKSKINYLKSRIELNDKKNELSKDYAVLLKEIKIIDQKIKIYKENIKIYDSLIASTKDAIKGGDATGLDLDIMENSQKTSLLNIKILNLQKQKILLELFYKLSISNFSVSFSNFQYYRSINLFLLI
- a CDS encoding FAD-dependent oxidoreductase — translated: MKVDVLIIGAGGAGLYAALSAAKEAKGLNVAVMSKVYPTRSHTGAAQGGINAALANVDPSDNEKLHTFDTIKGSDYLADQRAVKYMCFEAPRIIREMEHMGVPFSRLNNGKIAQRPFGGASKDRTCYSADKMGHVMLHTLFEQCIKNDVKFLNEWFLLNIAHNGKRVQGISAINIATGEIKFIKTKAIILATGGHSRIYWGYTSNALGCTGDGTAAAFRAGLPLKDMEFLQFHPTGLRKSAILVTEAARGEGGHLKNSLGERFMNKYAPEKMELGPRDLVSRSIVQEIRQGRGFKDEEGREYVHLDLTHLGAKKIKERLPQIRELAIDFEGIDPIKEPIPIKPTAHYAMGGIHTNVKCETPIEGIFAAGEAQCVSVHGSNRLGGNSLLDIVVFGHVAGLEAVRYAEGVDFEEGGESLIEDEKRKINELMNKESKETLGDLRGELGEIMFKHFGVFKNESEMLEGYDKLKKLRQRANNNLGVEDKSKVFNLDLQSTLEFFNLLDIADVLAYASLKRKESRGSFYRDDYPTRDDENFLYHSMVSKNTDGSFDYKKGEVDISLYEPAERKY